One Phocoena sinus isolate mPhoSin1 chromosome 14, mPhoSin1.pri, whole genome shotgun sequence genomic region harbors:
- the RASL10A gene encoding ras-like protein family member 10A: MGGSLRVAVLGAPGVGKTAIIRQFLFGDYPERHRPTDGPRLYRPAVLLDGAVYDLSIRDGDGAGPGQSPGGLEEWPDPKDWSLQDTDAFVLVYDICSPDSFDYVKALRQRIAETRPAGAPEAPILVVGNKRDRQRLRFGPRRALAALVRRGWRCGYLECSAKYNWHVLRLFRELLRCALVRARPAHPALRLQGALHPARCSLM; this comes from the exons ATGGGGGGCAGCCTGCGGGTGGCGGTGCTGGGCGCCCCGGGCGTGGGCAAGACAGCCATCATCCGCCAGTTCCTGTTCGGTGACTACCCCGAGCGCCACCGGCCCACGGACGGGCCGCGCCTCTACCGGCCCGCGGTGCTGCTCGACGGCGCCGTCTACGACCTGAGCATCCGCGACGGCGACGGTGCTGGCCCCGGTCAGAGCCCCGGGGGGCTAGAG GAGTGGCCGGACCCTAAAGACTGGAGCTTGCAGGACACGGACGCCTTCGTGCTCGTCTATGATATATGCAGCCCAGACAGCTTTGACTATGTGAAGGCGCTGCGGCAGCGCATCGCGGAGACCAG GCCGGCGGGCGCACCCGAGGCGCCCATCCTTGTGGTGGGCAACAAGCGGGACCGGCAGCGGCTGCGGTTCGGGCCTCGGCGCGCACTGGCTGCGCTAGTGCGCAGGGGCTGGCGCTGTGGATACCTCGAGTGCTCGGCCAAGTACAATTGGCACGTGCTGCGTCTCTTCCGCGAGCTGCTGCGCTGCGCTTTGGTGCGCGCACGCCCTGCGCATCCGGCTCTGCGCCTGCAGGGGGCGCTGCATCCGGCGCGCTGCAGCCTCATGTGA